The following proteins come from a genomic window of Lytechinus pictus isolate F3 Inbred unplaced genomic scaffold, Lp3.0 scaffold_28, whole genome shotgun sequence:
- the LOC135158073 gene encoding alpha-(1,3)-fucosyltransferase 7-like, giving the protein MEQTTRNTFIFLNFIFFLFACYIQANFLSTPNYLFRDITRKEIRPPYQQFNRTVFFESENKTRCYRQVQVWRGSSTPQKLIKAECPELTCGINLVKDTSYETMVNSDAIIFYHLSSWNWVELQRRRPMNQAWIFYSRESPPLTGRYAVPPNKLDRIYNFTMTYRLSSTIPISYGVYHSGIGQISSDDNRNWAEGKTGLIAWVSSKCRGRGRQSWRRLEFVETLAKHISVDTYGYCGNKVCKRRSDFCRSVLRNHKFYLALENHECRDYITEKFWKNALLHESVPIVYGAPRKDYERVAPPNSFIHLQDFKNFSDLVYYINLLNSNDTLYNMYFEWKKKGSIQCTGNETVVLKSPFLCKVVSILLDQHLLTSNSKEGRKKHPSIHEYWTTSCMTPTGFPRDF; this is encoded by the coding sequence ATGGAGCAAACGACAAGAAATACGTTCATATTTCTgaacttcatttttttcctttttgcttGCTATATTCAAGCAAACTTTCTATCAACTCCCAACTATTTGTTTCGAGATATTACTAGGAAAGAGATCAGGCCACCTTATCAGCAATTCAACAGGACAGTTTTTTTCGAATCTGAAAACAAAACACGGTGTTACCGGCAGGTACAGGTATGGCGTGGGAGCAGCACACCGCAAAAATTGATAAAGGCTGAATGTCCAGAGCTAACCTGCGGGATAAATTTAGTAAAGGATACAAGTTATGAAACTATGGTAAATAGTGATGCCATCATTTTTTATCATCTCTCTTCATGGAACTGGGTAGAATTACAGAGGCGGCGACCAATGAATCAAGCTTGGATTTTTTATTCCAGAGAAAGTCCTCCATTGACTGGCAGATATGCAGTACCCCCCAATAAGCTTGATCGTATATACAATTTTACAATGACATACAGGCTGTCATCAACCATACCGATATCATATGGGGTATACCATAGCGGCATTGGGCAGATATCTTCTGATGACAATCGAAATTGGGCCGAGGGAAAAACTGGATTAATAGCTTGGGTTTCATCGAAATGCCGTGGACGCGGACGGCAGTCTTGGCGGCGACTTGAATTTGTAGAAACACTTGCAAAGCACATTAGCGTCGACACTTATGGATATTGTGGAAACAAAGTGTGCAAAAGAAGGTCGGACTTTTGCCGGAGTGTATTAAGGAATCACAAATTTTACCTCGCACTGGAAAACCATGAATGCAGAGACTATATCACGGAGAAGTTCTGGAAAAACGCTCTCCTTCACGAAAGTGTACCCATCGTCTATGGCGCTCCACGGAAAGATTACGAACGCGTTGCCCCGCCCAATTCGTTTATACATCTACAGgattttaaaaatttcagcGACCTAGTTTACTACATAAACCTATTGAATTCGAACGATACCCTATATAATATGTATTTTGAATGGAAGAAGAAAGGATCAATACAATGTACAGGGAATGAAACAGTTGTTCTCAAATCTCCTTTTTTGTGTAAAGTGGTTTCCATACTTTTAGACCAGCATTTGCTTACGTCAAACAgcaaagaaggaaggaaaaagcACCCATCAATACATGAATATTGGACAACCTCCTGCATGACACCAACAGGCTTTCCTCGTGACTTTTGA